The Oncorhynchus tshawytscha isolate Ot180627B linkage group LG20, Otsh_v2.0, whole genome shotgun sequence genome has a window encoding:
- the pnx gene encoding homeobox protein pnx has product MQAEKLSQVNRTSFSVADIIDPSKFTGSPSSTNPSHGSTAESDAARQTTGGAAIPESHSKRVEFPSGPAASKCSTTVDSVERESHPASVCRSLERSKGKSRRVRTAFTLDQLHILEHSFHSSHYLSVFERYAIALMLCLTETQVKIWFQNRRTKWKKECEGKGLPEQQLQCGVRYPSPPPIYPTTFPLYNKMHFHQGPQIQMFTPPTFLTPQYNHHQF; this is encoded by the exons ATGCAGGCAGAAAAGTTGTCACAGGTTAACAGAACCTCTTTCTCTGTAGCAGACATCATTGATCCGTCTAAATTCACTGGGAGTCCAAGCAGTACCAATCCGAGCCATGGTTCAACTGCTGAGAGTGATGCTGCAAGACAGACCACAG GTGGGGCAGCCATTCCAGAAAGCCATTCCAAGAGAGTAGAATTCCCAAGTGGTCCAGCAGCCAGTAAATGCTCCACCACAGTGGACTCAGTGGAAAGGGAGTCTCACCCTGCATCTGTGTGCCGTAGCCTGGAGAGGTCAAAGGGCAAGTCACGGCGGGTTCGGACAGCGTTCACCTTGGATCAACTACACATTCTAGAACATAGTTTCCACAGCAGCCACTACCTGTCTGTGTTCGAGCGCTACGCCATCGCCTTGATGCTCTGTCTCACAGAGACCCAGGTTAAGATCTGGTTCCAGAACCGACGCACCAAGTGGAAGAAAGAGTGTGAGGGGAAAGGGCTGCCTGAGCAGCAGCTCCAGTGTGGGGTCAGatacccctcacctcctcctaTCTATCCTACAACCTTTCCACTGTACAACAAAATGCATTTTCACCAGGGACCACAGATTCAAATGTTCACCCCACCAACCTTCCTCACTCCACAATACAACCATCATCAATTTTAG